One Curtobacterium sp. MCLR17_032 genomic window carries:
- a CDS encoding polysaccharide biosynthesis tyrosine autokinase, producing the protein MSLRELLRVVSNRWLSVVSMLAIGVGAAIAVIASTTPLFTASTTLYIAVQSSAGSATELGQGSSAAQAKTRSYPQVVSSEAVLGPVIEKLHLHETASELAQRVSASAAQNSVLIDISVVDPDPRAAARIADAIGASFRSLITNGLEKPIAGGQSLVRVETIQPAVIPGTPSAPQPSVAIALGVFGGVIGGIALALSRQAVDTRVRGKTDIEAVTSAAVLGEIRFDGEAELRPLIVHADPRSPLAESYRALRTSLLFVGLDGHRKSLVLTSAMPNEGKTTTVANLAIALAESGASVALVDADLRRSRLASTMGVEGAVGLADLLIGQAEIGDVAQPWGEGSLVFIPAGQVPPNPSEMLGSEAMRALVADLEQSYDYVLFDTPPLLPVTDAAVLSKLTGGAIVVSAQGRTRQPQLARAIADLESLGARVLGTVLTMAQHKGPAPYGYGYGQHYGYGADGDGRRSKRSRREAKAMRRRAILEQGRRADASARNGS; encoded by the coding sequence ATGTCGCTCAGAGAACTCCTCCGCGTCGTCTCCAACCGGTGGCTCAGCGTCGTGTCCATGCTCGCCATCGGCGTCGGCGCCGCCATCGCGGTCATCGCCTCGACGACCCCGCTGTTCACGGCGTCGACGACCCTGTACATCGCCGTACAGAGCAGCGCCGGATCGGCAACCGAGTTGGGGCAGGGAAGCTCAGCCGCGCAGGCCAAGACCCGGTCGTACCCGCAGGTCGTGAGCAGCGAAGCCGTACTCGGCCCGGTGATCGAGAAGCTGCACCTGCACGAGACCGCATCCGAACTCGCCCAGCGTGTCTCTGCTTCGGCGGCCCAGAACTCGGTGCTCATCGACATCAGCGTCGTCGACCCGGATCCTCGAGCGGCGGCACGCATCGCCGACGCCATCGGTGCGAGCTTCCGGTCCCTGATCACGAACGGTCTGGAGAAGCCGATCGCCGGTGGGCAGAGCCTCGTCCGCGTCGAGACGATCCAGCCAGCGGTCATACCCGGCACGCCATCCGCCCCGCAACCGTCGGTGGCGATCGCACTCGGCGTGTTCGGCGGCGTCATCGGCGGCATCGCCCTCGCGCTCTCCCGTCAGGCGGTCGACACCCGGGTCCGCGGCAAGACCGACATCGAGGCCGTCACCTCCGCCGCCGTCCTGGGCGAGATCCGTTTCGACGGCGAAGCAGAACTCCGCCCGCTCATCGTGCACGCCGATCCCCGGAGCCCGCTGGCCGAGTCCTACCGTGCGTTGCGGACGAGCCTGCTCTTCGTGGGGCTCGACGGGCACCGGAAGAGCCTGGTTCTCACATCCGCCATGCCGAACGAGGGGAAGACCACCACGGTCGCGAACCTCGCCATCGCTCTGGCTGAGAGCGGAGCATCCGTCGCGCTCGTGGATGCCGACCTGCGCCGGTCACGTCTCGCGTCCACCATGGGCGTCGAGGGTGCCGTCGGGCTCGCGGATCTCCTCATCGGCCAGGCCGAGATCGGCGATGTCGCGCAGCCCTGGGGTGAGGGCAGCCTCGTGTTCATCCCGGCCGGGCAGGTGCCTCCGAACCCGAGTGAGATGTTGGGTTCCGAAGCCATGCGCGCGCTCGTCGCCGACCTCGAACAGAGCTACGACTACGTCCTCTTCGACACACCACCACTGCTCCCCGTGACCGACGCAGCGGTCCTCAGCAAGCTGACCGGCGGAGCCATCGTCGTCAGCGCTCAGGGCCGGACGCGTCAACCGCAGCTCGCACGTGCCATCGCCGACCTCGAGAGCCTCGGCGCGCGCGTGCTCGGCACGGTCCTGACCATGGCGCAGCACAAGGGGCCGGCTCCGTACGGGTACGGTTACGGGCAGCACTACGGCTACGGAGCCGACGGCGACGGCCGCCGATCGAAGCGGTCCCGCCGCGAGGCCAAGGCCATGCGGCGGAGGGCGATCCTCGAACAGGGACGACGGGCCGACGCCTCTGCGCGGAACGGGTCCTGA
- a CDS encoding oligosaccharide flippase family protein: protein MSATVRRVVIGTLGNSIAPLAALLTMPIMAHALGASGRGTVAASVAPLLLTTTLAAFGLPIAVTFFVAQSPALAHRVLRPATVYTCLFGALASGTVVASAGLLSAGSHELRILLCCSALAIVPSMCTALLSAVAGGLHQWGTVATERLIVNGSKLAAISVLAGMDQLTVGSCVAVLAITPVVGAIVYVPGLVQRARSAPPTPAVDHRALLSYGGRVWLGTLSGVVLSRIDQVLMAPLAGTTELGLYVVAVSLSEMPLIVNSAIREVMFVSDSAGTDSASLTRAGRISTLATVVSAIAVASIASWVVPTLFGAEFTSSLPVCFILLAGVVIGNPGSIAGVGLSARGRPGFKSMSLAVACVVNIGALLALVGPFGAFGAAVATVLGNVVSGGLNLALLQRTGSVPARDFFGVRSGDLRLLRRP from the coding sequence ATGTCGGCGACGGTCCGGCGCGTCGTGATCGGCACCCTCGGCAACAGCATCGCGCCGCTCGCAGCCCTGCTCACCATGCCGATCATGGCCCACGCGCTCGGCGCGTCCGGCCGAGGTACGGTCGCAGCGTCGGTCGCACCACTGCTACTCACGACGACGTTGGCCGCCTTCGGGCTTCCCATCGCCGTCACCTTCTTCGTCGCTCAGAGCCCGGCACTCGCGCACCGCGTCCTCCGACCAGCGACCGTGTACACCTGCCTGTTCGGCGCGCTCGCGTCAGGAACGGTCGTCGCCAGTGCCGGACTCCTGTCTGCGGGATCGCATGAACTCCGCATCCTGCTGTGCTGCTCAGCTCTGGCGATCGTCCCGAGCATGTGCACAGCGCTGCTGTCGGCCGTGGCCGGGGGCCTGCACCAATGGGGGACCGTGGCGACCGAGCGCCTCATCGTGAACGGGTCCAAGCTCGCGGCGATCTCGGTCCTCGCGGGCATGGACCAGCTCACCGTCGGCTCCTGCGTCGCGGTGCTCGCGATCACGCCCGTGGTCGGAGCCATCGTCTACGTCCCCGGCCTCGTGCAGCGAGCCCGGTCGGCCCCTCCGACGCCTGCGGTAGACCACCGCGCGCTCCTGAGCTACGGGGGGCGCGTCTGGCTCGGGACCTTGTCCGGAGTCGTCCTGTCCCGGATCGACCAGGTGCTGATGGCACCGCTCGCTGGCACGACGGAACTCGGGCTCTACGTCGTCGCCGTCAGTCTGAGCGAGATGCCGTTGATCGTGAACAGCGCGATCCGTGAGGTCATGTTCGTGTCCGATTCGGCCGGTACGGACAGCGCGTCGTTGACTCGCGCGGGCCGGATCTCCACGCTCGCCACGGTCGTGAGCGCGATCGCTGTCGCATCGATCGCGTCGTGGGTCGTCCCCACACTGTTCGGCGCGGAGTTCACGTCGAGCCTCCCTGTCTGCTTCATCCTGCTGGCCGGAGTGGTCATCGGGAACCCCGGTTCGATCGCGGGGGTCGGCCTGTCGGCGCGCGGACGTCCTGGGTTCAAGAGCATGTCACTCGCGGTCGCTTGCGTCGTCAACATCGGAGCGCTGCTCGCACTCGTCGGGCCGTTCGGCGCGTTCGGCGCGGCGGTCGCCACCGTGCTCGGCAACGTCGTTTCCGGCGGGCTCAACCTGGCGCTCCTCCAACGCACCGGCTCAGTTCCGGCACGCGACTTCTTCGGAGTCCGTTCCGGCGACCTCCGGTTGCTGCGACGACCGTGA
- a CDS encoding glycosyltransferase: protein MPVSVLRIFPELRAVHLERLPRMTDAVNLYFATKYDMLGVDLPATVHRTTLASAIKRLLSASHTVLELPEPLWMRFLPRWIALAAAWHLGGLVHGRPRRTVVYAMELTPFPILLTGGQKTPRLVTAFGKTMIGLLIRTVVDRICFASAASADLYTSLPGVASVPHRTILELPEPVVSPQPARRPAVLYLGELSDRGGVHQLMRAWERVERDIPEARLTLVGGGPLLDTVAQWAAERPTTRATTGPLPRSTALDIVAQTRVLVAPSVPHGRWREQIGLPIKEGLAAGATIVTTRQTGLSDWLLANGHHVVPVDRNLVGRLAESLARAIERPLDPESVSASLPLIDGRIASDAWLHEPRQEDAS from the coding sequence ATGCCGGTGTCCGTCCTCCGCATCTTCCCCGAGCTCCGCGCCGTCCACCTCGAGCGACTCCCACGGATGACCGACGCGGTGAACCTGTACTTCGCGACGAAGTACGACATGCTCGGCGTCGACCTGCCAGCCACCGTCCACCGGACGACGCTCGCCTCGGCGATCAAGCGCCTGCTCTCCGCCTCGCACACGGTGCTCGAACTCCCAGAGCCACTGTGGATGCGGTTCCTGCCGCGCTGGATCGCACTCGCAGCCGCCTGGCACCTCGGGGGCCTGGTACACGGGCGGCCTCGGCGGACCGTCGTCTACGCCATGGAACTCACCCCGTTTCCGATCCTGCTCACCGGTGGGCAGAAGACACCGCGGCTGGTCACCGCATTCGGCAAGACGATGATCGGGCTCCTGATCCGCACGGTCGTCGACCGCATCTGCTTCGCTTCCGCAGCGAGCGCTGACCTGTACACGAGCCTGCCGGGCGTGGCGTCCGTTCCCCACCGGACCATCCTCGAACTCCCTGAGCCGGTGGTCAGCCCACAGCCGGCACGACGACCCGCCGTCCTGTACCTCGGAGAACTGTCCGATCGCGGTGGGGTCCACCAGCTCATGCGCGCGTGGGAGCGGGTGGAACGGGACATCCCGGAGGCTCGACTCACGCTGGTCGGTGGGGGACCACTCCTCGACACGGTCGCGCAGTGGGCAGCGGAACGCCCGACGACCCGAGCGACGACCGGACCGTTGCCTCGCTCGACGGCGCTGGACATCGTCGCGCAGACGAGGGTCCTCGTCGCGCCGTCGGTCCCGCACGGGCGCTGGCGCGAGCAGATCGGGCTCCCGATCAAGGAAGGGCTCGCTGCTGGTGCAACCATCGTCACGACACGTCAGACGGGCTTGTCCGACTGGCTCCTGGCGAACGGACACCATGTCGTTCCGGTCGACAGGAACCTGGTCGGCCGTCTCGCGGAGTCTCTGGCCCGTGCCATCGAGCGCCCCTTGGACCCGGAGTCCGTCAGCGCGAGTCTGCCGCTGATCGACGGTCGCATCGCGTCGGACGCCTGGCTCCACGAACCTCGTCAGGAGGATGCGTCGTGA